From the Clostridium sp. Marseille-P299 genome, one window contains:
- a CDS encoding extracellular solute-binding protein encodes MKKAKKIAALAMVFALTLGSFTACSSKDTTTGNDTGNTKEPTSTEAAATVEPTAEPTTAEPTKVSLKVWAPQEEQTSYEGYGDSLLAYMCGEFAKLHPEWDIEFTYGAISEADAKTELSKDAAAAADVFMFASDQTASLVENGILAPITLNANEIIEANGGAGAGSIAAATFNNFLYAVPFTPNSWFMYYDSSKYTEEEVQNLDTMMAKDLGDGAYNFSIDLDNGWYNASFFFAGGCSLFGADGQNPEEFTFNNAEGVKVGNYMVDLATNKRFLLETDDGANALDAFANGKLGAWCSGTWNAEKVKEALGDNYAATKLPTITLDGTDKQLKSFADYKYIGVNMNTQYMEAAQALATYLGGEECQKVRFLARSIAPTVTSLTNDPDVLANPAVAALSYQSAYTQFQSKISQMDNFWTPAEAFGAGCYNKTITKDNMQEQLDLFANNVLTKLGE; translated from the coding sequence ATGAAGAAGGCAAAAAAGATTGCAGCGTTAGCTATGGTTTTTGCACTAACCCTAGGCAGTTTTACAGCATGTAGTAGTAAAGATACTACTACGGGAAATGACACAGGTAATACAAAAGAACCTACATCAACAGAAGCAGCAGCGACAGTAGAACCTACTGCAGAACCTACAACAGCAGAACCAACAAAAGTTAGTTTAAAAGTATGGGCTCCTCAAGAAGAGCAAACTTCGTATGAAGGTTATGGTGATAGTTTATTAGCATATATGTGCGGAGAATTCGCAAAACTACATCCTGAATGGGATATAGAATTTACATATGGAGCAATCTCGGAAGCAGATGCTAAAACTGAATTATCAAAGGATGCAGCAGCAGCTGCTGATGTTTTTATGTTTGCATCCGATCAAACAGCATCTTTAGTTGAAAATGGTATATTAGCACCTATCACATTAAATGCAAATGAGATTATTGAAGCAAATGGTGGCGCTGGAGCAGGTTCCATTGCAGCGGCTACTTTTAATAATTTCCTATATGCAGTTCCTTTTACACCGAATTCATGGTTTATGTACTATGACTCAAGCAAGTATACCGAGGAAGAGGTACAAAATCTTGATACAATGATGGCAAAAGATTTAGGAGATGGTGCATACAACTTTTCAATTGATCTTGACAATGGATGGTACAATGCTTCCTTCTTTTTCGCAGGTGGATGCTCATTATTTGGTGCGGATGGACAAAATCCAGAAGAATTTACATTTAACAATGCTGAGGGCGTAAAAGTTGGTAATTATATGGTAGATTTAGCAACGAATAAGAGATTCTTATTAGAAACAGATGATGGTGCAAATGCACTTGACGCTTTTGCAAATGGAAAACTTGGTGCATGGTGCTCTGGTACATGGAATGCAGAAAAAGTAAAAGAAGCATTAGGTGATAATTATGCGGCTACTAAATTACCTACAATTACTCTTGATGGTACTGATAAACAATTAAAATCATTTGCAGATTACAAATACATCGGCGTTAACATGAATACACAGTACATGGAAGCAGCACAAGCATTAGCTACATATCTTGGTGGAGAAGAGTGCCAAAAAGTTCGTTTCCTTGCAAGAAGTATTGCTCCAACTGTAACTTCTTTAACAAACGATCCTGATGTATTAGCAAATCCTGCTGTAGCAGCTTTAAGTTATCAATCTGCATATACACAATTCCAATCAAAAATTTCTCAGATGGATAATTTCTGGACACCAGCAGAAGCATTTGGTGCAGGTTGTTACAATAAAACAATTACAAAGGATAATATGCAAGAACAATTAGATTTATTTGCTAATAATGTTTTAACTAAGCTAGGGGAATAA